The following coding sequences are from one uncultured Bacteroides sp. window:
- a CDS encoding histidine kinase, whose protein sequence is METKMTQRTNELTENIAFNSIHVATSILDSYEEKLSLLKIMLTQSKSRERAYEPIAHIKKEDTSINDIYLEEINSLPRDSIHIWRSIVSKEGKSFMKFSTPINPKIKLSLLVDLIDFHQKISETDTKEFKSYLTIAWQGFFLYHPDEKKIGAQVGKQDLFYEKRMQTSTKHLIEKVKSDYLETDVYRYYKLIDIDGESWMFTASIPNLQLIESGKKIANSFLVISLLAIISFLAVFSLGILKWRKELIRRKEIEQENLNLELRNEQHKQTMIATELENLKSGLNPHFLFNSLSSLGALISKEPNIAKDFTITLSNLYRYMLRQESQNVVSLQEELEFTKNYISLQKIRFANKIIVEISLSEKLMSHKIPPISLQLLVENCIKHTKISANTPLTIRIYEDQNFIVVANNYNPRELETEYSGKGIENLIKRYSFLTNTNCNFGIVNEYYIARIPML, encoded by the coding sequence ATGGAAACAAAAATGACTCAACGAACCAATGAGTTAACAGAAAACATAGCATTCAACAGCATCCATGTCGCAACCAGTATATTAGACAGTTATGAAGAGAAGCTCTCTTTATTAAAGATTATGCTGACTCAAAGTAAGAGTAGAGAAAGAGCCTATGAGCCCATTGCACATATAAAGAAAGAGGATACAAGTATTAACGACATCTACTTGGAAGAGATAAATTCCTTGCCTCGTGATAGCATCCATATATGGCGTAGCATAGTATCAAAAGAAGGGAAAAGCTTCATGAAATTCTCTACACCAATAAACCCAAAGATTAAATTAAGCCTATTGGTGGACCTAATTGATTTTCATCAGAAAATATCAGAGACAGACACCAAGGAGTTCAAGTCCTATTTAACAATCGCCTGGCAAGGTTTTTTCCTGTATCATCCTGATGAGAAAAAAATTGGAGCTCAGGTTGGTAAACAAGATTTATTCTATGAAAAAAGGATGCAAACATCAACAAAGCATTTAATAGAAAAAGTAAAATCTGATTATTTGGAAACAGATGTTTATAGGTATTACAAGCTAATAGACATAGATGGTGAAAGTTGGATGTTTACAGCCAGTATACCCAATCTGCAACTTATAGAATCCGGAAAAAAAATAGCTAATAGCTTTTTAGTTATTTCTCTATTAGCTATCATCTCCTTTTTAGCTGTTTTTAGCTTAGGTATATTGAAATGGAGAAAAGAGCTTATCCGCCGCAAAGAAATAGAACAAGAAAATCTAAATCTTGAATTAAGAAATGAGCAACATAAACAAACGATGATTGCCACAGAATTAGAGAATTTAAAAAGTGGACTAAACCCCCATTTCCTATTTAATTCACTCAGCAGCTTAGGAGCTCTAATAAGCAAAGAACCAAACATAGCTAAAGACTTTACCATTACTTTATCTAACTTGTACCGTTATATGCTCAGGCAAGAGAGCCAAAACGTGGTATCTTTACAAGAAGAGCTAGAATTCACTAAGAACTACATTAGTCTACAAAAGATACGTTTCGCTAATAAAATAATAGTGGAGATTTCTTTGTCCGAAAAATTGATGTCGCATAAAATCCCACCGATTTCCCTACAACTATTAGTCGAGAATTGCATAAAACACACTAAAATATCTGCCAATACACCTTTAACCATTCGCATTTACGAAGATCAAAATTTTATAGTCGTAGCAAACAACTATAACCCTCGAGAGCTAGAGACAGAGTATTCAGGCAAAGGAATTGAAAATTTGATTAAAAGATATTCTTTTTTAACAAATACAAATTGTAACTTTGGAATAGTCAATGAATATTATATTGCAAGAATTCCAATGCTTTAG
- a CDS encoding zinc-dependent metalloprotease, with product MKSLLIIVLLSFSIGSVANKGPIIHRKKKKDKFTEKVEKLNKFKQLTDSASCDPGLFSVYKKKGDYYFLLPDSLTARDFLIVNKISQVPANFNDAGINKGMTFENFVIQFEINKEQKKVYALQYKPFVAVSKGSKISESVANNFAKSILESFSIEAYNNDSTAVIIKVNKVYDGTKTSFNNVFGLTSLGTSPISDYSYISSMKSFPQNIVVKSMQTTKIPGANTEANLTLEITSNLVLLPKTPMIPRFEDSRVGYFTTPRWYFNDEQHQLEKRELVTRWRLEPKDKKAYLKGELTEPIKPIVFYIDPATPPQWRKYIIQGVNDWQKAFEKAGFKNAIIAKEVSAKDSDFDIDDVRYSVVTYVASDRANAMGPSVYDPRSGEILESDVIWWHNVMTSVHSWMRVQTGIIDEKSRANKFSDEHMGEAIRFVSSHEIGHTLGLKHNMGASYAYPVDSLRSETFCRKMATAPSIMDYARFNYIAQPEDSVKSITPKIGEYDKFAINWAYRYYPEENAHKELSYLKELVAKAYKNPDCHYLPQQDMRTAIDPRAQSEDLGDDAVKASEYGIKNLKRIMPNILKWTTSTGDDYLEAGKLANNIIGQWYLYAYHVLTNVGGIYLNNTIYGDQTKSYIFVPRKIQKRAVQYLVDQVITYPKWLFGDKLFNYVYPIKNSPNGYREQNPFVNYNNIISYVLWDLLTNERIDRMIANEAQNGQQAYTAAEFMDDLYKAIFAKTIQNKPLSIMEMSVQKEFIDALIIAADKNEASKEKKKLDNHLKNFNSKVLFSGPKRMSEAISIKRGGLLRIEKLLKTKINQATLSNRYHYEDMLLRINQSLR from the coding sequence ATGAAATCTTTATTAATTATTGTTTTATTATCTTTCTCTATAGGATCTGTAGCAAATAAAGGACCTATAATTCACAGAAAAAAAAAGAAAGATAAATTCACTGAAAAAGTTGAAAAACTGAATAAATTTAAGCAATTAACAGATAGTGCGAGTTGTGATCCAGGGCTATTTTCAGTCTACAAAAAGAAAGGAGATTATTATTTTCTACTTCCTGACAGCCTAACCGCCCGTGATTTTTTAATTGTAAATAAGATATCTCAAGTGCCAGCAAATTTCAATGATGCCGGTATTAATAAAGGTATGACTTTTGAAAATTTCGTCATACAGTTTGAGATCAATAAAGAACAAAAGAAAGTGTATGCCCTTCAATACAAGCCTTTTGTAGCCGTTTCGAAAGGCTCTAAAATAAGTGAAAGTGTAGCTAATAACTTTGCAAAATCAATATTAGAGTCTTTCAGTATAGAAGCTTATAATAATGATAGCACTGCTGTTATAATTAAAGTAAATAAAGTATATGATGGCACAAAAACGAGTTTCAATAATGTTTTTGGATTAACGTCTTTAGGAACATCTCCTATTAGTGATTATTCATACATTTCTTCAATGAAGAGTTTTCCACAAAACATCGTCGTAAAATCAATGCAAACGACTAAAATCCCCGGGGCCAATACAGAAGCAAACCTCACACTAGAAATCACTTCAAATTTAGTGTTGCTACCAAAGACACCAATGATACCTCGTTTTGAAGATTCTAGAGTAGGATATTTCACTACCCCACGTTGGTATTTTAACGACGAGCAACATCAGTTAGAGAAAAGAGAATTGGTTACGCGATGGAGATTAGAACCGAAAGATAAAAAAGCTTATCTCAAAGGAGAATTAACCGAGCCGATTAAACCGATTGTTTTCTATATTGATCCGGCAACTCCTCCACAATGGAGAAAATATATCATCCAAGGAGTAAACGATTGGCAAAAAGCTTTTGAAAAAGCCGGATTTAAGAATGCGATTATAGCTAAAGAAGTATCGGCTAAAGATTCTGATTTCGATATTGATGATGTACGCTATTCAGTAGTAACTTATGTAGCTTCGGATAGAGCAAACGCAATGGGGCCTTCGGTATATGATCCTCGTTCCGGAGAGATTCTAGAATCAGATGTTATTTGGTGGCACAATGTAATGACTTCGGTTCATTCATGGATGCGTGTACAAACCGGAATCATTGATGAGAAGTCAAGAGCCAATAAGTTTAGCGATGAACACATGGGCGAAGCTATTCGTTTTGTATCCTCGCACGAAATAGGTCATACACTAGGGTTGAAACATAACATGGGGGCATCTTACGCCTATCCTGTGGATTCTCTACGAAGCGAGACTTTCTGTAGAAAAATGGCCACTGCACCCTCGATCATGGACTATGCCCGTTTTAATTACATCGCTCAACCAGAAGACAGCGTGAAATCCATCACTCCTAAAATAGGTGAATATGACAAATTTGCTATCAATTGGGCTTATCGATATTATCCTGAAGAAAATGCGCATAAAGAATTATCTTATTTAAAAGAGTTAGTGGCTAAAGCATATAAGAATCCTGATTGTCATTATTTACCACAACAAGACATGCGTACGGCAATCGACCCAAGAGCTCAAAGCGAAGATTTGGGAGACGACGCAGTAAAAGCGAGTGAATATGGAATAAAGAACTTGAAGAGAATCATGCCTAATATCTTGAAATGGACTACTTCAACTGGTGATGATTATTTAGAAGCAGGAAAGTTAGCTAATAATATCATTGGACAGTGGTATCTCTATGCTTATCATGTTTTAACCAATGTAGGAGGGATCTATCTAAACAATACCATATACGGTGACCAGACTAAAAGCTATATTTTTGTTCCTCGTAAAATTCAGAAAAGAGCAGTTCAATACTTAGTAGATCAAGTTATTACTTATCCTAAATGGCTTTTCGGAGATAAATTATTTAACTATGTCTATCCCATAAAAAATTCACCAAATGGATATCGGGAACAAAACCCTTTTGTTAACTATAATAATATCATATCTTACGTCTTATGGGACTTATTAACTAATGAACGCATAGATAGAATGATTGCCAATGAAGCACAAAATGGGCAACAAGCTTATACAGCAGCCGAGTTTATGGACGATTTATACAAAGCCATTTTTGCTAAAACAATACAGAATAAACCATTAAGCATTATGGAGATGTCTGTGCAAAAAGAATTCATAGATGCTCTTATTATCGCTGCAGATAAGAATGAAGCAAGTAAAGAAAAGAAAAAGCTAGATAATCATCTTAAGAATTTCAATTCGAAAGTTCTTTTTTCAGGGCCAAAAAGAATGTCCGAAGCCATTTCAATTAAAAGAGGAGGCTTACTCCGTATAGAAAAGCTTTTAAAAACTAAAATAAACCAAGCAACACTATCAAATCGTTATCATTATGAAGATATGTTACTTCGTATAAACCAATCATTGAGATAA